Proteins from a single region of Amblyomma americanum isolate KBUSLIRL-KWMA chromosome 10, ASM5285725v1, whole genome shotgun sequence:
- the LOC144106922 gene encoding putative serine carboxypeptidase CPVL, whose protein sequence is MELHAIWSFLILAAGVKPVLSNPNYSGPLFLTPLIEEHQYDHARTRSRVKLFKEKANVVAHSGYITVNKRTGSNLFFLYVRAHKESSNGPLMLWTQGGPGLSSLFGQFLQNGPLAIDAQGKLYKRYLTIQRSASVIYLDVPVGAGYSFTEKHSGYARCLEDVSESVAEFLRQFLLVFPEYNGRDFYVAGESYGARYAVAIAHMLLTKQTARIALNFRGTIAGSGFLGPIFEIADSAEFLYETSLVTYDDRYVFAARFETMRRLLAAGHADRALLLLLDTIFADTSKRTLFQNLTSCNNHASAAYSERPPHMVRYRHYVDTVRFREEIHVGRGIQFEPHTQIFVHSLASDYVRDISGMIELQLDKSRVLFYSGQLDSLFPSANQRSYLRTLNWARASEYREARRVVWKPYDGCNGMCGYVVRVRGFTEAVILGAGHYAAVDKPDEAYYLMTEFMHSEALKIED, encoded by the exons ATGGAACTTCACGCCATCTGGTCATTTCTGATTTTAGCAGCTGGTGTGAAACCCGTTTTGAG CAATCCAAACTATTCAGGCCCACTGTTCTTGACGCCGCTAATCGAAGAGCACCAATACGATCACGCAAGAACGCGAAGCCGAGTCAAACTCTTTAAAGAAAAGGCCAACGTCGTTGCGCACTCCGGATACATCACAGTGAACAAGAGGACAGGAAGTAACCTCTTCTTTCTTTACGTGCGGGCACAC AAGGAATCATCGAATGGTCCATTGATGCTGTGGACTCAGGGTGGTCCAGGCCTGTCTTCGCTTTTCGGCCAGTTCCTCCAGAATGGTCCGCTGGCCATCGATGCCCAGGGAAAGCTGTACAAAAGGTACCTCACGATACAAAGGAGCGCAAGCGTGATCTACCTTGACGTTCCGGTCGGCGCCGGCTACAGTTTCACCGAGAAGCACTCGGGTTATGCCCGATGCCTTGAGGACGTAAGCGAGTCTGTCGCAGAGTTTCTGCGCCAGTTCCTCCTTGTCTTCCCAGAATACAACGGGCGGGACTTCTACGTCGCTGGAGAATCGTACGGAG caAGATACGCTGTTGCCATCGCTCATATGCTCCTTACTAAACAAACTGCCCGTATAGCCCTCAATTTCCGAGGAACAATAGCAGGAAGTGGGTTCCTGGGACCAATCTTCGAAATAGCCGACTCCGCTGAGTTCCTGTACGAGACCTCGTTGGTCACTTACGACGACCGCTACGTCTTCGCGGCCCGATTCGAAACCATGAGAAGGCTCCTCGCAGCGGGTCACGCCGATCGAGCCTTGCTTCTCCTGCTGGACACTATCTTCGCCGATACCTCCAAGCGTACATTGTTTCAGAACCTCACCTCTTGCAACAACCACGCGAGCGCCGCCTACTCCGAACGGCCGCCGCACATGGTCAGGTATCGCCACTATGTAGACACTGTTAGGTTCAGGGAAGAGATACACGTTGGGCGCGGAATTCAGTTCGAACCACACACGCAAATTTTCGTGCACAGTCTGGCTTCGGACTACGTGAGAGACATCAGCGGTATGATAGAGTTGCAGCTCGACAAGAGCAGGGTACTCTTCTACTCGGGTCAGCTGGACTCGCTGTTCCCATCGGCTAACCAGCGGTCGTACTTGCGCACTTTGAACTGGGCTCGCGCTTCAGAGTATCGGGAGGCCCGCAGGGTTGTCTGGAAGCCTTACGACGGTTGCAATGGCATGTGCGGTTACGTGGTTCGAGTGCGTGGGTTCACAGAGGCGGTTATCCTGGGTGCGGGACACTACGCCGCTGTGGACAAGCCAGATGAAGCGTACTACCTCATGACGGAGTTTATGCACTCCGAAGCACTTAAAATAGAGGACTAG